CCCTGGTCCTTGCCCTGGCCCTGGTGGCGTGTGTCACCCCTGCGGAGAGGAAGGTACGGGGACAGGTGATGATGGGGATGTGGCAGATATGGCACTGGGAGGCAGCGTGGGCAGCCAGAGGTTCTCTCTTAAATGCTATTTTaggctgggagaagcagaactTTCCAAGCACCTGGTCCAGGCAACAGGCAGGATATCTCCGGGTCACCCCCAGCCAGCTGGTACCACCTCCACAAAGCTTTGTTTCCACAGGGGCACCATGCACAGGTCATTCCCTCCCATGGAGCCTGGGCTCAGGGGTATGATTCATGGGACATCCCTTCCCACAGGGTCTATGCCGAAGGGAACAGTGTGCAGGGCATCCCCTCCCATGGGGTCTGCGTCTGGGTGTACCACGCACactgatgggctgggatgtgctgttcTTGTTGCACTGCCCGCTCAGCAGCGTGCAGCACCTGGGGGAGCATCTCCCCAAACCGGGGACAAGGAGAGCCTTGCCCCACAATTGTGCTCACAGCAGGGCTTGTGGCTTCAGCTGTGGGGCAGTGGGAGGATGGGGTCCCCTCTGCACTGTGTGTGGGGTCAGAGGGCTCATGGCTGTGTCCCTTCAGTGTCACCTCAGCGGGCTGTGGAGGAATGAGCAGGACTCACTGATGGAGATTTCAGTCTTGAGGGACAACGGGGACTTCCAGGGGAGATACCTCACACGGGTCACCCTCGCTGGTGGCTGTGCCTGCGCCTCCCCCCTGAagggtgcccagcagcagcctagCGAAGGGGGCTGGCCCACCTTTGCCTTCACTGTGCGCTGGGACAAGTTCTCCAGTAAGTACTGGGACAACTGGGGATGGCATtttgggggcactgggagctgtgCAGGCGACCAGCaggatttttcctcctctggGAGGTCTGCTGGGTGATGCTTTGGTGCAGCTAAGCAGAGGGTGGCAGCGGCACCTGCCCAGTCTGGGGCTAATGGGCAATCCTGGGCTTGCATAGGGCAGCCCCTTCTTGCTCAGTGTCTTTGCACCCATCCCAACTGGGCAGCCCAAGGTGACTGCAGTGGGTCTGGACCCCATGAAGGCATGGGGGATGTGGTGCCACAGAGCCTGTCTCACTCGAGGGAGCCACTGGGCATGGGCAGGGTGGGTGGTGGATCCTCCTGGcatgggctgggtgggcatgCGGCCATTGGAGCATGaacacagctgcagccaggaggaccccagggagagggaagcagcCAGTAAGTGTGGGTGCCATTCCCACCACCCGCCCACCAAATGCTTCCCCCAGATGCCACCACCGCCTTCGCTGGGCAGTGCTTCGTGGACACAGGTGGGAAGGAGACGCTGACCACCATGTGGCTGCTGCGTGAAGCTGTTGGGTCCCTCGAGGAGGACTGGAAAGCCACAAGGTAGTAGGGGGATGTGGGGGGCAGTGGCCCCACAGAGAGGCCCTCCTCAGGACCCCTAAGGACAAGCATCCCCCTGGGTGAGGGGTCCACCTGTGGGAACACCCCAGCATGGGTTTGCAGTGGGGATGCTAATGTCTCCTGGCAAGGGGCTTGCCCTGGCCAGAGGcatccagcagctgcctgagaCAAGTTGGGGGGTATTTAGGGACATCCCTGTCACCTGCTGGCACTGACACATTCAGTGGGCAATGTCTACAGGTTGTCCCACAAGAACTCTCTGTTTCCTACAGGGTGGGCAGAAACATCTTTACACGCAAACGCACTCCGAAAGGAAAGCTCCTGCAGAGCTTCTTCCCACCCTGTGAGGATGTGTGTTTGCCCACCGAATGACAtcttgctccagctgcagcctgggccCCACAAGGCAAGAAAAACCAGCCtctcacataaaaataaaacttaaaaatcacATCAGCTGTGgtcttcttttctaaaaaactGCCCTTGCTCCCTGAGGCAGCTTCAGTCCCCATAGGTACCCCTGCAGAGGTGAGGactcaccacggcccttcctCAGGGACATCTGCATCCCTCCCTGATTCTGCCCACCCAGCTCCATGGGCCCATTTCTCACCTCAGCCTAACTCAGTCTTCTACCCTGCACCATCACTCCCCACTTGCCTGCTGGTGGCATAGGTGGCATCAGCATCCCAAATCTAGCTACCTTCCTTGCAGTGCCTTCATATTCACTCCCACCAGATACCTTTCCAgtcccagggctctgtgctttgcaggtTGTGTGATGAAGCTAACAGCATCAGTAGATGCGAGACGTTGGTAAAGCACTTCCCTTGCACTGCATGGCACCTGAAGTAAAATGTGAACAGTTAAAGTCCCCATCCTATCATATCCCATTGtaccccatcccatcccaccccaccccaccccatcccatcccatcccaccccatcacATCCTCCTGGGTTACAACCAGgaattttattcttctttgcCACTGCATTTCAGCAGGGCTACTCTATTTGCCTCTGTGGATACCTGCCAAGCTTAGTCAGCTCTTGCACCACAAAGTTTTTGGCAGGTCCATGGGTGAAGATGAAGCCTCTTGCAGAACTGTTACAAATATAACCCAGCTCTGGGGATGCCAGCACACTAGCCATGTAGTTCATTAAGCCTGGCCCAGCTGCAGTGAGGAGGGTGCACAGTGCTGTGACATGGAGTGGTGGCTGCTACCTCCCTGGCACCTCAAACAGGGCGGCTTGTTCCTGCCAAACAATGCAGAAAGGCAGGGGCTGGTGTCAGGCTGAAATGGAGCACGGCATCCAGAGCAAGAGCAAGAGATCCCCCGGGGGGTATTTATCAGACCCCTATGATTAGCCTGTGAGTCTGGGACTCAAAAGACAACAAGGGGAAATGAAGTGTCAGGAGAGGGGTTGTTGCCTCTCCACTCACCCCAGCCTCTGGGGCCATGCAGACCGGAGGAAGAGGcggtgagcagcagcagcagcagtggggtcCCTGAGTGTGCTAGGACTCATGGTGGGAGCTGGGCAGTGCCACGGCAGGGTGGGACTCCCCCACTCCCAGTACACACatctcagccctgctgccatcCAGTGACCCAACGCTGCTGTCCTGGAAACAGCATGTGTTTATGCAGCTGAATCCTACCTTAATTTTCGGTTGCacacagccccatccctgctccaggcgctcagggagcagagaagcagctgaggaacGCTGGGACAGTACATGCTGTGCTTTGTACATCCAAAGCCCCTAAGTGCAGGAAATACGAGGAAGAAGTGCAAGTACAAGGCTCGTTAGCATGTTGGGTGTGTTTGGCAAACACGACCACTTGGACTCCAGTGCCCCTCTGTGGTTACTCCTTCCTCTAACTcttgtaaaagcaaaagcagcaaaatcagCAGCTGATATCGAGAAGATGCTGGGAAAATGTTGTCCCTGCTAAAGAAGAAGGCAGGGCCAGCCTTCCCTCTGGTGCAGCGCTGCAGCTTGCCTCTGTCAGGAACCTCCTGGCAC
The window above is part of the Falco cherrug isolate bFalChe1 chromosome Z, bFalChe1.pri, whole genome shotgun sequence genome. Proteins encoded here:
- the LOC102052590 gene encoding avidin-like, translated to MGSSALTLVLALALVACVTPAERKCHLSGLWRNEQDSLMEISVLRDNGDFQGRYLTRVTLAGGCACASPLKGAQQQPSEGGWPTFAFTVRWDKFSNATTAFAGQCFVDTGGKETLTTMWLLREAVGSLEEDWKATRVGRNIFTRKRTPKGKLLQSFFPPCEDVCLPTE